A region of Paenibacillus sp. 37 DNA encodes the following proteins:
- a CDS encoding DinB family protein — translation MSDVNQSFAQALVKSLVGERGHIRIARALPDIDVTLAARTHDAMPYTIYQLVKHMHYWQQFMLDHLEGRKPQLPANVSESWPEEKGPQDEATWKADIQAFLDGVDQAVAIAETAQLDDPLLYFPGETKAGLLRNIASHNSYHLGEIVLLRRFYGAWPPPGGGYPA, via the coding sequence ATGTCAGATGTTAATCAAAGCTTTGCGCAAGCCCTTGTCAAATCATTAGTAGGGGAACGTGGCCACATCCGCATCGCCCGTGCTCTACCCGACATCGATGTCACACTTGCTGCTCGTACGCACGATGCCATGCCATATACGATCTATCAGTTGGTGAAGCACATGCATTATTGGCAGCAATTTATGCTCGACCACTTGGAAGGACGCAAGCCACAGCTCCCTGCTAACGTGAGTGAGAGCTGGCCTGAGGAGAAGGGCCCACAGGATGAAGCCACGTGGAAGGCAGATATTCAGGCATTCTTGGATGGGGTTGATCAAGCCGTAGCCATTGCAGAAACTGCACAATTGGATGATCCACTGCTCTATTTCCCGGGTGAAACTAAAGCAGGACTTCTGCGCAATATCGCCTCCCATAACTCGTACCATCTGGGTGAGATTGTTCTGCTGCGTCGCTTCTACGGCGCATGGCCGCCTCCAGGTGGCGGATATCCGGCGTAA
- a CDS encoding SDR family oxidoreductase has translation MKPEQSVTRYTALVIGAGGVIGRNLMDYLMTLPQWNVIGVSRRGGEDAPRLRYISADLLNEADTQDKLSHLTTVTHIFYAAYQDRPTWAELVQPNLAMLVNVVNTIEPIAPNLQHISLMQGYKVYGAHLGPFKTPAKETDAYHMPPEFNVDQQRFLEDRQPGSSWTWSALRPSVVCGFALGNPMNLAMVIGVYAAISKELGLPLRFPGKPGAYHSLLEMTDATLLAHATVWAATEPRCANQAFNITNGDLFRWNELWPKIAAFFKLETAPPLTLSLATVMADKEDLWDSMIEKYGLVNTPYDDVSSWAFGDFVFSWDYDFFADGSKARRFGFHDFIDTEAMFMDIFRNLRDRKILP, from the coding sequence TTGAAACCCGAACAATCCGTTACCCGTTACACCGCACTTGTCATTGGTGCTGGAGGCGTCATTGGAAGAAACCTTATGGATTATCTGATGACACTTCCCCAGTGGAATGTCATTGGTGTATCTCGCCGCGGAGGGGAAGATGCCCCTAGGTTGCGTTATATATCAGCTGATTTACTGAACGAAGCAGACACACAAGACAAACTGAGCCATTTAACGACCGTTACGCATATTTTCTACGCCGCGTATCAGGATCGTCCAACCTGGGCCGAATTGGTACAGCCCAACTTGGCCATGCTCGTCAATGTGGTGAATACGATTGAACCGATTGCTCCAAATCTCCAACATATTAGCCTAATGCAAGGTTATAAAGTGTACGGTGCACATCTCGGGCCATTCAAAACACCTGCCAAAGAAACGGACGCATATCATATGCCCCCCGAATTCAATGTCGATCAGCAACGGTTTCTCGAAGATCGGCAACCCGGAAGCAGCTGGACCTGGTCAGCCCTGCGCCCTTCGGTGGTATGTGGCTTCGCTCTGGGTAATCCAATGAACCTTGCCATGGTTATTGGCGTATATGCGGCTATCTCCAAGGAGCTTGGCTTACCACTTCGATTCCCTGGGAAACCAGGAGCGTATCATTCGCTGCTTGAAATGACTGATGCCACATTGCTGGCTCATGCAACCGTATGGGCAGCAACCGAACCTCGCTGTGCCAATCAGGCATTTAATATCACCAATGGCGATCTGTTTCGCTGGAATGAGCTCTGGCCCAAAATTGCTGCATTTTTCAAATTGGAAACCGCACCGCCACTCACCCTCTCACTTGCAACTGTGATGGCAGATAAAGAAGATCTTTGGGATTCCATGATTGAAAAGTATGGTTTGGTAAACACCCCTTATGATGATGTCTCTTCCTGGGCATTTGGTGACTTTGTCTTCTCGTGGGATTACGATTTCTTCGCAGATGGTTCCAAAGCTCGCCGCTTCGGATTTCATGATTTTATTGACACTGAGGCTATGTTTATGGATATTTTCAGAAATCTACGTGATCGCAAGATCCTTCCGTAA
- a CDS encoding winged helix-turn-helix transcriptional regulator, translated as MEEPLKVYNTAVEAFLEVIGGKWKPVILFHLTFGKKRNGELMKLIPAITQKVLTQQLGELTEAGVIVRISHHQVPPKVEYELTAYGWSLKEILHLMCRWGDIHVENVYGDRGKILFKPPTTTDVE; from the coding sequence ATGGAGGAACCGCTCAAAGTATATAACACCGCAGTTGAAGCTTTTCTTGAGGTAATCGGGGGAAAGTGGAAGCCTGTTATTCTATTCCATCTTACCTTTGGCAAGAAACGTAATGGTGAGCTGATGAAACTGATCCCTGCGATCACCCAGAAAGTGCTGACGCAGCAACTTGGTGAACTAACGGAGGCGGGGGTTATTGTCCGAATTTCCCATCACCAGGTTCCGCCTAAAGTGGAGTATGAGTTAACAGCGTATGGGTGGAGTCTTAAAGAGATTCTTCATCTAATGTGTAGATGGGGCGATATACACGTGGAGAATGTTTATGGTGATCGAGGAAAAATTCTGTTTAAGCCGCCAACGACTACTGACGTTGAGTGA
- a CDS encoding MarR family winged helix-turn-helix transcriptional regulator, producing the protein MEEQNIFELIHNMDNFTNKLIIQWNKSFNEDLGVSHVLVLSHLHQNGKSRPSDIAKMLGFTPPTLSYLSDKMVAKELVVRMVDEADRRIIYLNITDKGTEVLGRAILEGQKLRKNLFQKLNEEDRAQLVHIFEKMNRED; encoded by the coding sequence ATGGAAGAACAGAACATTTTTGAGCTTATACACAACATGGATAATTTCACTAATAAATTGATCATACAATGGAACAAATCATTCAATGAGGACCTCGGTGTCTCTCATGTGCTTGTACTCAGCCATCTCCATCAAAATGGAAAAAGCCGACCTTCGGATATTGCAAAAATGTTAGGGTTCACGCCGCCTACACTCAGTTATTTATCGGACAAGATGGTAGCCAAGGAACTAGTCGTCAGAATGGTAGATGAAGCGGACCGCCGCATTATTTATTTGAACATTACGGATAAAGGGACCGAAGTCCTCGGAAGAGCAATATTGGAGGGCCAGAAGCTGCGTAAGAATTTATTCCAGAAATTAAACGAAGAGGATCGAGCGCAACTAGTCCATATTTTTGAGAAGATGAATCGGGAAGATTGA
- a CDS encoding SDR family NAD(P)-dependent oxidoreductase, with translation MGKLDNKVAIITGGASGIGEGMVDLFAQEGAIVIAADINEEALERVSQKENVYGMKLNVSSDEDWQALAKVVNERFGKIDILVNNAGISSEKPFEEINAQDWGKMLSINGYGPFAGMKHVTPYMAAQKKGSIVNISSYTALIGQGFNHYSASKGAVRALSKAAATTFGRQGIRVNALFPGIIETPMTQSLNTSKELLERLIQATPLQRLGQAIDIAKAALFLASDDSSYITGSELVIDGGYSAQ, from the coding sequence ATGGGAAAATTAGATAATAAAGTAGCTATTATTACTGGCGGAGCCTCGGGAATCGGAGAGGGCATGGTAGATCTTTTTGCACAGGAAGGCGCCATCGTCATTGCTGCAGACATTAATGAGGAAGCACTGGAGAGAGTAAGCCAAAAAGAGAATGTGTACGGAATGAAGTTGAATGTATCTTCGGATGAAGATTGGCAGGCACTGGCGAAAGTAGTGAATGAACGATTTGGGAAAATTGATATTCTGGTCAATAATGCGGGCATTTCTTCCGAGAAGCCATTTGAGGAAATCAATGCACAGGATTGGGGGAAAATGCTTTCCATTAACGGTTACGGCCCATTCGCTGGCATGAAACATGTCACTCCTTATATGGCAGCCCAGAAAAAAGGTTCTATCGTCAATATCTCATCATATACCGCTTTGATTGGACAAGGCTTTAACCATTACTCGGCGTCCAAAGGCGCGGTACGTGCATTATCCAAAGCTGCTGCGACCACCTTCGGACGTCAAGGTATTCGTGTGAATGCTCTTTTTCCTGGGATCATCGAAACACCAATGACCCAATCCTTGAACACCTCAAAGGAACTGCTTGAACGGTTAATTCAGGCAACGCCTTTGCAGCGTCTGGGCCAGGCTATTGATATTGCCAAAGCCGCGTTGTTCCTGGCGTCGGATGATTCTTCGTACATTACCGGATCTGAACTGGTGATCGATGGTGGCTACTCAGCCCAATAG
- a CDS encoding SMI1/KNR4 family protein → MRDDLLVQLQEWHEEDEFQEIVDAIQAIPVEERDYELVNHLGRALNNLERYEEAVEQFLTVAKEGTGDPLWHYRIGLAYYYLEQYAHALQAFERADELDPEDEDTLEFLEWIRSKMEEEPSEESVDESVDTFPSITEISTVPVSVSHLEPTGFWNDSAEAVDQYVLAPPTDEQVESVEEQLVFKLPTSYINMMKLHNGGVPHYRHFPVSQAEAAKKVRVEVKGILGIGREKAHSLGGETGSRFIIEQGGYPEIGVVICECPSDSEVVMLDYRESGNAGEPEVVHVDKKESYKITWLAPNFEIFIQGLVNEENQPANLKGAL, encoded by the coding sequence ATGAGAGACGATCTGTTGGTTCAATTGCAAGAGTGGCATGAAGAAGATGAGTTTCAGGAAATTGTGGATGCAATTCAAGCGATTCCTGTGGAAGAAAGGGATTATGAGCTGGTTAACCATCTGGGCCGAGCGCTGAATAACCTGGAACGGTATGAAGAAGCGGTTGAACAATTCCTGACGGTTGCTAAAGAGGGCACAGGTGACCCACTCTGGCATTATCGGATTGGACTGGCTTATTATTATCTCGAGCAATATGCGCATGCGCTACAAGCGTTCGAAAGAGCGGATGAATTGGACCCTGAGGATGAAGATACGCTGGAGTTTCTGGAATGGATTCGAAGTAAAATGGAGGAGGAACCCTCAGAGGAATCCGTAGACGAATCGGTGGATACCTTCCCATCTATTACTGAGATCTCAACCGTACCTGTTAGTGTTAGCCATCTGGAACCAACAGGTTTTTGGAATGACAGTGCTGAAGCCGTGGATCAATATGTGTTGGCCCCGCCTACCGATGAACAGGTCGAGTCAGTGGAGGAGCAGTTGGTGTTTAAGCTGCCAACATCCTATATTAACATGATGAAATTACATAATGGCGGTGTCCCCCACTATAGGCATTTTCCGGTTAGCCAAGCAGAGGCTGCCAAGAAAGTCCGCGTTGAGGTCAAGGGGATACTGGGAATTGGACGTGAGAAAGCACATTCGTTAGGTGGTGAAACTGGCAGCCGGTTTATTATCGAGCAGGGGGGTTACCCCGAAATCGGTGTTGTCATCTGTGAGTGCCCTTCCGATTCGGAGGTGGTGATGCTGGATTATCGTGAATCCGGCAATGCTGGTGAGCCCGAGGTTGTTCATGTGGATAAAAAAGAAAGCTACAAGATTACGTGGCTTGCACCCAATTTTGAAATCTTTATTCAAGGTCTGGTAAATGAGGAAAATCAACCTGCAAACCTTAAAGGTGCATTGTAA
- a CDS encoding rhamnogalacturonan lyase B N-terminal domain-containing protein yields the protein MTKSIVRKALGLFLIVVMIATAAVYPASTGHAATINVTDNGTRIEVNTGSGLVYVVNKTNGDIISAKMNGTELNSNRGSHIGSGLGSSANVTWNTSPSGSTVLITVSTSTLTHYYASRGGENIIYMATHITAQPSIGELRYIFRGNGSVLTGVPANSNNRGNTGAIESQDVFGFANGQSASKYYGNDQAKDLSVRGVTGNGVGVFMAYGNREKSSGGPFFRDIQFQSGTETEVYNYMNSGHAQTENWRLGLHGPYALIFTTGGTPSVPDFSWMSGLNLQGWVSSRGNVVLNGLSGMDTGYAYTIGFANSNAQYWVGTSSSGAAAKYSMIPGTYTMTAYKGELAVYTETVNVTAGQTTTLNTRTINNDPSQASNIWRIGNWDGTPREFLNGQTIPIRHPSDSRNPSWGPVTYATGSATNRFPAIQFRGQNSPTTITFNLNASQAASSHTLNIGITAAYNNGRPSVTVNGHALTNPAASSQPNSRSFTIGTYRGNNTTFSWNVPASYFVNGSNTIKITPISGSSDLGNWLSAGWVYDCVELLN from the coding sequence ATGACCAAAAGTATAGTGAGAAAGGCGCTTGGTTTGTTTTTAATTGTCGTCATGATTGCAACAGCTGCTGTATACCCTGCATCTACCGGACACGCGGCAACCATAAATGTGACCGATAACGGCACAAGAATCGAAGTAAACACCGGATCAGGATTAGTCTATGTGGTGAATAAAACCAATGGCGATATTATATCGGCCAAAATGAACGGTACGGAGCTGAACAGCAACAGAGGGTCGCACATCGGGTCAGGTTTGGGTTCATCCGCCAATGTGACTTGGAATACCTCTCCTTCTGGATCGACCGTGTTAATTACGGTATCTACAAGCACATTAACTCACTATTATGCTTCGCGTGGTGGCGAGAATATCATATACATGGCAACGCATATCACGGCTCAACCTTCGATTGGAGAGTTACGGTACATTTTCCGTGGTAATGGTAGTGTGTTGACAGGTGTTCCGGCGAATTCTAATAACCGGGGTAACACTGGAGCAATTGAAAGTCAGGATGTGTTCGGGTTTGCAAATGGACAGTCGGCCTCCAAATATTATGGTAATGATCAGGCCAAAGACTTATCTGTTCGTGGGGTGACGGGGAATGGCGTCGGTGTATTTATGGCCTACGGCAATCGGGAAAAAAGCTCTGGCGGCCCATTCTTCCGTGACATTCAGTTCCAAAGTGGAACAGAGACGGAAGTCTATAATTATATGAACTCGGGACATGCACAGACGGAAAATTGGCGCCTGGGTCTGCATGGGCCGTACGCTTTGATCTTCACCACAGGTGGTACCCCAAGTGTACCCGACTTCAGCTGGATGTCTGGTCTGAACTTGCAGGGTTGGGTTTCCAGTCGAGGGAACGTAGTGCTTAATGGTCTCTCCGGAATGGATACGGGTTATGCATATACAATTGGGTTCGCCAATAGTAATGCTCAGTATTGGGTGGGTACCTCTTCAAGTGGGGCAGCCGCCAAATATAGCATGATCCCAGGGACATACACCATGACAGCCTATAAGGGAGAACTGGCGGTATATACGGAAACGGTTAATGTCACGGCAGGCCAAACGACGACTCTGAATACACGTACGATCAACAATGATCCGAGTCAAGCCTCCAACATCTGGCGAATCGGCAACTGGGATGGTACACCACGGGAGTTCCTGAATGGACAGACCATTCCGATCCGTCACCCGTCCGATAGTCGCAACCCAAGCTGGGGACCTGTCACCTATGCCACCGGTAGCGCGACCAATCGATTCCCGGCAATCCAGTTCCGTGGTCAGAATTCTCCAACCACAATAACGTTTAATTTGAATGCATCTCAAGCGGCATCTTCTCATACGCTCAACATCGGTATTACCGCAGCTTACAATAATGGCAGACCTAGCGTAACGGTTAATGGACATGCTTTAACCAATCCTGCTGCATCTTCACAGCCCAATTCTCGTAGCTTCACGATTGGTACCTATCGTGGCAACAACACAACGTTCAGCTGGAATGTCCCGGCATCTTACTTCGTGAATGGTTCCAATACTATCAAGATTACGCCGATCAGTGGTTCCAGTGATTTGGGGAACTGGTTAAGTGCAGGATGGGTTTACGATTGTGTGGAGTTACTGAATTGA
- a CDS encoding AraC family transcriptional regulator, producing the protein MDTLRRLNEALNYIEEHLMDVMDMKEISRIACCSEYHFTRMFSFLSGVTLSEYIRRRRLTLAAMELSHSDSKIIDIALKYGYTSPDSFSRAFQSMHGTTPSEARNHGPSLKAFPRMTFQLTIQGGSEMNYRIEDKEAFRIVGIRKRVPIVFNGVNPEIAAMYQSLTPELIDRIKGASNVQPMGLISASSHFSEGRMAEQGELDHYIGAATTKETPEGLEHLEVPASTWAVFAVVGPFPGTLQEVWGRIYAEWFPSSDYELSEGPEMLWNEHKDVTVEQYRSEIWIPIRKR; encoded by the coding sequence ATGGATACGCTGAGGCGGTTAAATGAAGCCTTGAATTATATTGAGGAGCATCTGATGGATGTCATGGACATGAAGGAGATTTCCCGGATTGCCTGCTGCTCGGAATATCATTTTACACGCATGTTCTCTTTTCTTAGTGGTGTAACGCTCTCGGAATATATTCGACGTCGCCGGTTGACACTTGCAGCTATGGAGTTAAGCCACAGTGACAGCAAAATCATTGATATTGCACTAAAATACGGGTATACATCGCCGGATTCTTTCTCGCGTGCTTTTCAAAGCATGCATGGCACTACGCCCTCCGAAGCACGAAACCATGGTCCATCCCTTAAAGCCTTCCCACGAATGACATTTCAACTGACCATTCAAGGAGGAAGCGAAATGAACTACCGCATTGAAGATAAAGAGGCGTTTCGAATCGTGGGTATTCGTAAAAGGGTGCCAATCGTATTCAACGGGGTTAATCCGGAGATCGCTGCGATGTACCAGAGTCTTACACCGGAATTGATCGATAGGATTAAGGGGGCATCGAACGTCCAACCTATGGGCTTAATCAGTGCTTCATCCCATTTCAGTGAGGGACGTATGGCGGAACAGGGAGAACTGGATCATTACATTGGTGCAGCTACGACAAAAGAGACGCCTGAAGGACTGGAACACCTGGAGGTTCCTGCTTCGACATGGGCTGTATTTGCTGTCGTCGGTCCGTTTCCTGGTACGCTTCAGGAGGTGTGGGGCCGGATCTACGCGGAATGGTTTCCTTCATCGGACTATGAGCTGAGTGAGGGTCCGGAAATGCTATGGAATGAGCACAAGGATGTTACTGTAGAGCAATATAGAAGTGAGATATGGATACCTATTCGGAAGAGATGA